The following are encoded together in the Deltaproteobacteria bacterium genome:
- a CDS encoding acetyl-CoA C-acetyltransferase yields the protein MREVVIVSACRTAVGDFAGSLSTVSATDLGALVIREAIKRAGIEKDQVDEVIMGSVLPHGLGQNPARQTMVRAGLPWDVGAITVNKVCGSGLKAVMLAAQAIQCNDAEVVVAGGQENMNQCPYMLDKARTGYRMNNGQLIDGMVHDGLWDHVNDFHMGISAELVSEKYGVSREDTDAFAMRSYEKAWKAIDAGKFKDEIVPVEVPSRKGDPKIFEVDEIAVRKPRTSLEALARLRPAFKKDGLVTAGNASKISDGASALVVMSREKADQLGCTPLVRIGAQGASGIDMKYVLVAPILSIPKVLAKDGLTVGDVDLHEINEAFSTSSVAINRELGIDPEKVNVHGGSVAIGHPIGASGARVLTTLIYAMKDRGARIGEASLCLGGGEAVTLVVYNEG from the coding sequence ATGAGAGAAGTGGTTATTGTCAGTGCGTGCAGGACAGCGGTGGGGGACTTTGCCGGATCGCTCAGTACGGTTTCCGCCACAGATCTTGGCGCGCTTGTTATCAGGGAGGCCATTAAAAGGGCCGGCATTGAGAAGGATCAGGTGGACGAGGTGATCATGGGAAGCGTCCTCCCCCACGGCCTGGGACAAAACCCGGCCAGGCAGACCATGGTGCGGGCCGGCCTTCCGTGGGATGTGGGGGCCATTACCGTGAATAAGGTGTGCGGATCCGGCCTCAAGGCGGTCATGCTGGCGGCCCAGGCGATTCAATGCAACGATGCCGAGGTGGTTGTGGCGGGCGGCCAGGAAAACATGAACCAGTGCCCCTATATGCTCGACAAGGCCAGGACCGGATACCGCATGAACAACGGGCAGTTGATTGACGGGATGGTCCATGACGGCCTGTGGGACCATGTGAATGACTTTCACATGGGGATCAGCGCGGAATTGGTGTCTGAGAAGTACGGGGTGAGCCGGGAGGATACGGACGCCTTTGCAATGAGGTCCTACGAAAAGGCCTGGAAGGCCATTGACGCAGGCAAATTCAAGGATGAAATCGTCCCGGTTGAGGTTCCCTCAAGAAAGGGAGACCCGAAGATATTCGAGGTGGACGAGATCGCGGTGAGAAAACCGAGGACCAGCTTGGAGGCCCTGGCAAGACTTCGGCCCGCCTTTAAGAAAGACGGCCTGGTGACCGCGGGAAACGCCTCCAAGATCAGTGACGGGGCATCCGCCCTGGTGGTGATGTCGAGGGAAAAGGCGGATCAGTTAGGGTGCACGCCCCTGGTCCGGATCGGGGCACAGGGCGCATCCGGCATTGATATGAAATACGTCCTGGTGGCGCCGATCCTGTCCATTCCCAAGGTTCTGGCCAAGGACGGCCTCACGGTGGGAGACGTGGATTTGCACGAGATCAACGAGGCCTTCAGCACCTCTTCCGTGGCCATCAATCGCGAACTGGGGATCGATCCTGAAAAGGTCAATGTCCACGGGGGATCTGTGGCCATAGGCCATCCCATCGGGGCGAGCGGGGCCCGGGTCCTCACCACCCTCATCTATGCCATGAAAGATAGAGGGGCCAGGATCGGTGAGGCCTCCCTCTGCCTGGGGGGCGGAGAGGCGGTAACCCTGGTGGTTTACAATGAGGGATAA